The genomic DNA TAAGTCCACAAACAAAAGAGAAATTAAGTCGAATCATAGCGGAACATGATTACCAACCTAATCAGTTTGCTCAAAGTTTAAGAGCTGAACATACGAATATCATTGGTGCTATTATACCTAGAATGAATTCACATGCCGTAGATGAGACTGTAAAAGGCATGGTCCATATATGTCAGCAACAACAATATCAATTATTACTTAATTATACTGGATTAGATATCAATGCTGAAATAACTGCGCTTGAAACATTTTCAAGAAGTAAAGTAGACGGCATCATATTAATGGCAACAACATTGACACCTCAACATTTAGAAGTCATTAATAAAATAGATGTACCCATTATCCTTGTAGGGCAATCTCATCCTAAATTAAATAGTATTATTCATGATGATTACCAAGCTGGTTGGTTAATGGGAGACTACATTGGTCAGAAAAAAATAAAACATGTTGCTTTCTTTGGCGTAAGTGAGAATGATATTGCCGTAGGGGTGAAACGTAAACAAGGCGTATTAGACGGACTTCAGTCATATGGTATTCAACCTCAGACCTTTGAAACATCATTTAAATATGAAGAAGCGAGACAAGATGTTGTGAATGTTTTAAGAGATAAAGATGATTTTGAAGTTTGTATTGGAGCAACCGACGCCATCGCACTCGCAATACATAAATATTACTCTGAACATAAGATACACTCAGATAAAGTTCAAATTTATGGGTTTGGTGGAGATCCAATGACACAGTTAGTTTCTCCTACAATTAAAACAGTGAAATTTAACTACTTTGAAGCGGGTACTAAGGCAATGAGTCAGTTACATGATTTAATTTTTTCGGAAAATGTAGTAACTGAAACGATTATACCAGTAAAAGAATAAAATAAATTTAGAAAATAAAATGTATGGAACCGATACCAATATAAATGATAAAATAAAGTTAATTAAAGAATAATTTGCCAATAAATGGAGGTTTAACATGGCTGAATGGTCAAGGGAAGAACGTTATCGTCGTATTGAGGACGTAGATTCATTAACATTAAAGCAACTTAAAGAACAAGTCGATACGTCAATCTATCGTCAGACATATCATATTCAACCTGAAACAGGGTTACTAAATGATCCTAATGGATTAATCTATTATAATCACAAATATTATGTGTCACATCAGTGGTTTCCTTTAGGCGCTACGCATGGTCTGAAATATTGGTTTAATTATACTAGTGATGATCTTGTTAACTTTGAACCTCAAGGTGCAATCATTAAACCGGATACATCCTTTGATAGTCATGGTGTATACAGTGGTAGTGCGTTTGAACATAACGGCCAACTTTATTATATGTATACAGGTAATCATCGTGACGAAGAATGGAATCGCTATGCTAGCCAAATGATCGCTAAAGTTCAAGATGATGGCTCGATATCTAAAATGGCATATCCAGTCATTCCTCAGCAACCATCAGGTTACACGAGTCATTTTAGGGATCCTAAAGTATTTGAACACAATGGTGAGTTTTATGCCATTATTGGTGCACAAACGAATGACAATTACGGCCGAGTATTATTGTATAAAACAATAAATAAGCAATTAGATGATTGGATATTTGTAGGTGAGTTACAAACTGAATTAAAAGAGTTCGGATTTATGTGGGAATGTCCTGATTATTTTAAATTAGATAAAAAAGACGTTTTATTATTTTGTCCTCAAGGAATAGAGCCAGAAAATGAACAATTTAGAAATATTTATCAATCTGGCTATTTAATTGGGTCATTAGATTTTGACACATTAACGTTTAATCATGAAGACTTTATCGAATTAGATCATGGCTTTGATTTTTATGCACCTCAAACATTTTTAGACCAACATGGTAAACGTATATTAATAGGCTGGATGGGTTTACCAGAAATAAACTATCCAACAGATAGAGAAGGTTGGGCGCATTGTTTAACAATACCAAGAGAATTAACTATTGAAGATGG from Staphylococcus taiwanensis includes the following:
- a CDS encoding LacI family DNA-binding transcriptional regulator, with translation MKNISDIAKLAGVSKSTVSRFLNDGSVSPQTKEKLSRIIAEHDYQPNQFAQSLRAEHTNIIGAIIPRMNSHAVDETVKGMVHICQQQQYQLLLNYTGLDINAEITALETFSRSKVDGIILMATTLTPQHLEVINKIDVPIILVGQSHPKLNSIIHDDYQAGWLMGDYIGQKKIKHVAFFGVSENDIAVGVKRKQGVLDGLQSYGIQPQTFETSFKYEEARQDVVNVLRDKDDFEVCIGATDAIALAIHKYYSEHKIHSDKVQIYGFGGDPMTQLVSPTIKTVKFNYFEAGTKAMSQLHDLIFSENVVTETIIPVKE
- a CDS encoding sucrose-6-phosphate hydrolase, yielding MAEWSREERYRRIEDVDSLTLKQLKEQVDTSIYRQTYHIQPETGLLNDPNGLIYYNHKYYVSHQWFPLGATHGLKYWFNYTSDDLVNFEPQGAIIKPDTSFDSHGVYSGSAFEHNGQLYYMYTGNHRDEEWNRYASQMIAKVQDDGSISKMAYPVIPQQPSGYTSHFRDPKVFEHNGEFYAIIGAQTNDNYGRVLLYKTINKQLDDWIFVGELQTELKEFGFMWECPDYFKLDKKDVLLFCPQGIEPENEQFRNIYQSGYLIGSLDFDTLTFNHEDFIELDHGFDFYAPQTFLDQHGKRILIGWMGLPEINYPTDREGWAHCLTIPRELTIEDGKLRQRPFEGLKKLRTNKETALGYANKFNRQLQPYEGKQFELIIDILDNEASEIYFELRASKNNTTLIKYNSTTQKLTLDRTESGLLPDNVSDYTRSTYLDTPLTQLQIFVDTSSIEIFCNDGERVLTSRIFPEESATGIKTSTQSGQVYLQFTKYELKVKGDE